Proteins encoded together in one Formosa sp. Hel3_A1_48 window:
- a CDS encoding choice-of-anchor B family protein, translating into MHFTTKRFAFILFLSFTGLLLNCENEAVGVSYSDTDGDGIYDAIDNCPSTANIDQVDSDNDGIGDVCDDVNFTAQPCVNGFADIYPCDGYDLIGYLSLEDLSIPSSEGGGLSGNDSWGWTDSEDGKEYALIGLSSHAAFVDISNPNNMKLIGVLPTATVNSSWRDIKVYDDHAFIVSEAGSHGMQVFDLTRLRDVQNPPVEFNADTHFTEFGSAHNIVINEESGYAYVVGTNRNGPYQGGPLFINIQNPTSPVFEGGFSDGGYSHDAQVVTYNGPDTDFTGKEILIGSNEDEVVIVDVSDKENPTTISTTDYSNIKYTHQGWFTEDLRYFIVGDELDEQNFGNNTRTLIFDFNDLDDPILSFEYFSQNTSIDHNGYTLGDSYFLASYRAGMREISISDIGNQSMSEVGFFDTYPENDNANFNGVWNVYPYFESGNIIISDIEKGLFIVKKSN; encoded by the coding sequence ATGCACTTTACTACAAAAAGATTTGCCTTTATTTTATTTCTATCCTTTACAGGATTACTACTGAACTGCGAAAATGAAGCTGTTGGCGTTTCTTATTCAGATACAGATGGTGACGGTATTTACGATGCAATAGATAATTGCCCATCAACTGCTAACATTGATCAAGTGGATAGCGACAATGATGGTATCGGTGATGTTTGTGACGATGTCAATTTTACTGCCCAACCATGCGTCAATGGTTTTGCCGATATATACCCTTGTGATGGTTATGATTTAATCGGCTATTTATCCCTAGAAGATTTAAGCATTCCTTCTTCTGAGGGTGGGGGTCTTTCAGGGAATGATTCTTGGGGTTGGACAGATTCTGAGGATGGAAAAGAATACGCATTAATAGGGCTATCCTCCCATGCCGCTTTTGTTGACATAAGCAATCCAAACAATATGAAACTCATTGGAGTTTTACCTACAGCAACCGTAAATAGCTCTTGGCGGGATATAAAAGTTTATGATGACCATGCTTTTATTGTTTCTGAGGCAGGGAGTCATGGGATGCAAGTATTTGATTTAACCCGCTTACGTGATGTACAGAATCCACCGGTTGAGTTTAATGCAGACACCCATTTCACTGAGTTTGGCAGTGCCCACAATATTGTCATTAACGAAGAGTCTGGTTATGCTTATGTTGTTGGCACCAATAGAAATGGACCTTATCAAGGTGGTCCTTTATTCATTAATATCCAAAACCCAACTTCGCCTGTTTTTGAAGGTGGATTCAGTGATGGTGGTTATTCTCATGATGCACAAGTAGTAACATACAATGGGCCTGACACAGATTTTACAGGAAAAGAAATCCTTATTGGCAGCAATGAAGACGAAGTCGTTATTGTTGATGTTTCAGACAAAGAAAATCCAACAACAATTTCAACAACCGACTACAGCAACATCAAGTATACTCATCAAGGGTGGTTTACAGAAGATTTGCGGTACTTTATCGTGGGAGATGAGCTCGACGAGCAAAACTTTGGCAACAATACACGAACACTGATTTTTGATTTCAATGATTTGGATGATCCAATTTTAAGTTTTGAGTATTTTTCACAAAACACCTCTATTGACCACAACGGATATACTCTTGGCGATAGTTATTTCTTAGCTAGCTACAGAGCGGGTATGCGCGAAATTAGTATCAGTGATATTGGTAATCAATCCATGAGTGAAGTAGGCTTTTTCGATACTTACCCTGAAAATGATAACGCCAATTTCAATGGTGTGTGGAATGTTTACCCCTATTTCGAAAGCGGAAATATAATCATAAGCGACATAGAAAAAGGCCTGTTCATTGTCAAAAAAAGCAATTAA